Proteins from one Homalodisca vitripennis isolate AUS2020 chromosome 3, UT_GWSS_2.1, whole genome shotgun sequence genomic window:
- the LOC124358550 gene encoding adhesive plaque matrix protein-like: MSSESSTSNTQKKNKQTKLAESSKRSFLLRGSKTEYQVRPAHTLAPYLRPSHTLAPYLRPADTLAPYLRPAYKLAPYLRPADTLAPYLRPAYKLAPYLRPADTLAPYLRPSHTLAPYLRPADTLAPYLRPAYKLAPYLRPSHTLAPYLRPAHTLAPYLRSTHTLAPYLRPSHTLAPYLRPADTLAPYLRPSRTNLLPTFDPRTHLLPTFDPRTNLLPTFDPRTHLLPTFDPRTHLLPTFDPRTHLLPTFDPRTNLLPTFDPRTHLLPTFDPRTNLLPTFDPRTHLLPTFDPRTHLLPTFDPRTHLLPTFDPRTNLLPTFDPRTHLLPTFDPRTHLLPTFDPRTHLLPTFDPRTHLLPTFDPRTHLLPTFDPRTNLLPTIDPRTHLLPTFDSNTHLLPTLRPVHTLAPYFRLEHTLAPYLRPVHTLAPYFRLAHTLAPYLRPAHTLALYLRPAHTLAPYLRPAYKLAPYLRPSHTLAPYLRPAYKLAPYLRPSHTLAPYLRSAHTLAPYLRPTHTLAPYLRPAYTLAPYIRPSHTLAPYIRHAHTLAPYLRPMHTLLFPEFDN; the protein is encoded by the coding sequence ATGAGTTCTGAGTCCTCAACATCCAACactcaaaagaaaaacaaacaaacaaaacttgcAGAAAGTTCAAAGCGCTCATTCCTTCTCAGGGGAAGTAAAACAGAATACCAGGTGAGACCCGCGCACACACTTGCTCCCTACCTTCGACCCTCGCACACACTTGCTCCCTACCTTCGACCCGCGGACACACTTGCTCCCTACCTTCGACCCGCGTACAAACTTGCTCCCTACCTTCGACCCGCGGACACACTTGCTCCCTACCTTCGACCCGCGTACAAACTTGCTCCCTACCTTCGACCCGCGGACACACTTGCTCCCTACCTTCGACCCTCGCACACACTTGCTCCCTACCTTCGACCCGCGGACACACTTGCTCCCTACCTTCGACCCGCGTACAAACTTGCTCCCTACCTTCGACCCTCGCACACACTTGCTCCCTACCTTCGACCCGCGCACACACTTGCTCCCTACCTTCGATCCACGCACACACTTGCTCCCTACCTTCGACCCTCGCACACACTTGCTCCCTACCTTCGACCCGCGGACACACTTGCTCCCTACCTTCGACCCTCGCGTACAAACTTGCTCCCTACCTTCGACCCGCGGACACACTTGCTCCCTACCTTCGACCCGCGTACAAACTTGCTCCCTACCTTCGACCCACGCACACACTTGCTCCCTACCTTCGACCCTCGCACACACTTGCTCCCTACCTTCGACCCGCGGACACACTTGCTCCCTACCTTCGACCCGCGTACAAACTTGCTCCCTACCTTCGACCCGCGGACACACTTGCTCCCTACCTTCGACCCGCGTACAAACTTGCTCCCTACCTTCGACCCGCGGACACACTTGCTCCCTACCTTCGACCCTCGCACACACTTGCTCCCTACCTTCGACCCGCGGACACACTTGCTCCCTACCTTCGACCCGCGTACAAACTTGCTCCCTACCTTCGACCCTCGCACACACTTGCTCCCTACCTTCGACCCGCGCACACACTTGCTCCCTACCTTCGATCCACGCACACACTTGCTCCCTACCTTCGACCCTCGCACACACTTGCTCCCTACCTTCGACCCGCGGACACACTTGCTCCCTACCTTCGACCCGCGTACAAACTTGCTCCCTACCATCGACCCGCGGACACACTTGCTCCCTACTTTCGACTCGAACACACACTTGCTCCCTACCTTACGACCCGTGCACACACTTGCTCCCTACTTTCGACTCGAACACACACTTGCTCCCTACCTACGACCCGTGCACACACTTGCTCCCTACTTTCGACTCGCACACACACTTGCTCCCTACCTACGACCCGCGCACACACTTGCTCTCTACCTTCGACCCGCGCACACACTTGCTCCCTACCTTCGACCCGCGTACAAACTTGCTCCCTACCTTCGACCCTCACACACACTTGCTCCCTACCTTCGACCCGCGTACAAACTTGCTCCCTACCTTCGACCCTCGCACACACTTGCTCCCTACCTTCGATCCGCGCACACACTTGCTCCCTACCTTCGACCCACGCACACACTTGCTCCCTACCTTCGACCCGCGTACACACTTGCTCCCTACATTCGACCCTCGCACACACTTGCTCCCTACATTCGACACGCGCACACACTTGCTCCCTACCTTCGACCCATGCACACACTTTTATTCCCT